Sequence from the Verrucomicrobiia bacterium genome:
GGCGCTTCCTGAATCTGCATGGGAGTTCATCGTTTAACTTTCGGTTTTAATGACGAAGGCTCTTAGTTCGGCCATTTTACCGTAGCGGAAGCGCCAGACGTCGCAGTATGATTGATGAACCATCTTTCCGTCTTCGTCCTTCATTGTTATGTCGCCAAGCGCCGTGACAAAATCCCCCTCTGCGATCAAATCAGTGACGGTAAATTTTGGAGGCTCCTTAGAAGCTTCAAGATACCGACGAACGGCATCTTTCCCCTTAAGGGTCTTGTCGCCGACATACTTCCATTCCGTGTCCTCGCTGCAGAACGACAAGAATCCCTCGTTGTCGCCTTGAGCGATGGCCGCGTTTGCCTTCTTTAAGATCGATTTATTATTGTCTGACATAGGAGATTCGCTTTGATGCGTTTTTCGCGCTCCATTCACGCCGGTGGAATTCGAGTCAATCTGCGCTTATGCGCCTAACGCAAAGGTCAGGCACAGCCACTGGCAGCCGCGCTCGCGACTGCAACCACAGTGTTGTGTTCTCTGATGCTCATGCTACTGGCCGGCGCGGTGGATGTTGCCTGCACCGTCTGGTTCGACTTTCTGTATCGGATTCCAAATCGCGTCCTCTACTCGCTTCCCAGACACGGTCTCTATGAGGGAGAACATGAATTCGTCTTCCGTCGCGCCCTGCTTCTTGGCAGCAGCCTTGAGTGCATGGTCGGTGTCTCGGATAACTTGAATGAGGTCAAATTTCCATCTTCCGTCCTCTTTTAGAAACTGAAACCTGTTTGGGCTCCTCTTCCCACCAATCAGGACTTCGGCGGTGGCTCGGCTGTTCGCAACATCAACCTTCCCGAGTGTGGTTCTAATAGCGTCATTCTTCCCAATCCAGTCTCTGTCCACCGCGTACGCAAATACCGACTGGCCATTCAACTGTTTCAACGTATCCGCAGGAATGCGATGCTTCAGTAGAAACACCTGAAAGCGGTTGATGAACGAAAGCGACTCCAACGTCTGCCGGTCGGCAGATAACGCCCAATCCACGTAGTGTTGGTATTCGTCAACCGTCCCCTTCGTTACCAGACCGACGGCGACTTGGCCTTTTTGTTCGAGAATGGCTGACTTGTATTCTTGAAATGACTTAACAACCGCATCGGACTCCCCGGGCGTGCATCCGGTTATGGCAACAATGCAAATGAGCGCAGCGGTAAGCGTTCTCATGATTGTCAAACGATCAGGGTGAGCGACCGCCGCTGGAAGCGTGCTCACGCAAGCACGACTCGTGTTGGAATTTCCAGTGCAGGTCGGAAACTGAAACGCGGGGCGGCGGTTCTGCTCCACCCTCTGGTTAGCGGCTCCCTGCATGTGCCCTCCGTCGCTTCTTGTGCCGAGCTATGGCGAATGGAAAATATAGAGCCAATGCGACCACTGAGCCCATGCCAAAAGACAGAGCGACCGAATAACCCTTCTGGCTCGTGCTGGTAGCTGACCCAACGCCAGCTAGAAAAACCCATAAGGCGAAATGCGCCGCCATGAGGGCTATAGCCAGTAGGCCTCCAGCGATTACGACTGCCAGCCAGCGCGCGAACAACAACGAGATCATGAGGACAAGGAGAGCCGCGATTTCCAAACCCCAAAACACCGCAAAATTGGCAAGAGTCTCCATGTTTATACCGCTAACGTTCCAGATCAGTGACCCGGCGCCACTGATCCTCGATTGCAAACCGAAGCACTATCGCCGGGTTCACTGCATCTGGTTTGTTCGGCTCTCTCATTGTCAATGTCTGCGGATGAAAACTCTCATCCGCTCCTGGGATGAAGGCCTCTTCTCAATGAAAAGATGAGCGTTTGGATACGAAGTGGCCTGCATCTTCCAGGCAGTAAAGTCGTCGGAAGATGGCGAGAACCAATCAGGCACCTGTCTAGGCCTCACATCCGCAAACGGAATCTCGACGAATCCTTTTTTCACTTGATCCAGCCAGGCGCTTGAAGCCACCAGTTCAAATTCCCAGTCCCCGTTATACTGCGAATGAAGCGGGAAAATCCCCAATACGCTGCGATGCTCCCTCTCGACATCACTGTGAATGATGATCGGTTCAGGTGCGCTGACGTCACCGAACACGTAACCGTAGTTCGCCTTGGAATCGAGGGAGTGAACTGTCGGAGACGCACACCCGCCAACGAGAACCAGCGAGCTGAAAACGAAAATACACAAGCGCATTGTCTCTATGCCGAACGATGAAGATCACCGACCGCAGCTGGCGACGTGCGGTCGCTGCGACTCCAGGATCCGAGAAATCCTGAGCGTCGAAACTGAAACGCTCGGCGGCGGTTCGTGTGCATCGGCTTGTTATGGGTTTCCGGCTCGCTCAAATCGCTCTCGATAGTCGGCAAACAACGTGCCTTCGCAAAGCCAAAAACCTCGGGAATCGTAATGGAGAGTCGTCGTCTTGTTCGTCTGGGCAAAATTGCTGTGAAGGTCCAACTGCATCACGTCCGATCTGACACGCAAGCCAGCGACCTGCTGCGTCACGCTGTGGCCGCTCGCTATGTCAATGACCACAATCCTGTCGGCCTCTATACGAAGGAGGGTAGGAATCGCCATCCTTACGAGCCGCGCCTTGACCTCTAAAGGCCAGTGGGACTGCGCATCCCAGTACGCGATGGTGGCGGTCTTATCGAACGAAAACTCCCCGCGATAAGCAGATGGGATTCCCTTTGGCGCTGTGCGACAACCGGCGCCCATGACGAGTGCCGAAAGTAACGCCAAATGCAAAATGCAATTACCCATAACGCATAGCTCACCCACAGCCGCCGGAAGAAGGCGTCCGCAGCGAATCGGGCCACTGAACTTCCGGTGATGTTGGCAACTGCGAGGGCGGGCGGCTGTTGGGTGCAACGCCTGGTTCAGCAATTTCTTTGGCCGGCGGGGATGGCGGAGCACGCAGAACGCCCAACTCGGCCAGCGCATACTCTACCGCCTCTGGAACCATGATGGGCCACGCGAAAAGGCCGTGAACAAGGGGTGATAGACTGACTCCCGGCTTCTGCTCCCCGGCAGCAGTGCGCAGCCGCTGAAGAATCTCCCAGCAGATGTAGATCGCGCCGCCGACAACTCCAAACACTGCCCACGTCACGAGTGCCGACCTCCAGCCGGCAACTAACAAGAAGACGAAGGCCAAGACATAGGATGCCAGAATTCCCAAATTGCGGAATCCGCGGATGCCGGGTTTGTTCATAAGCGAGAAGAGCGTAGTCCAACCTACGGCGATCAGAAGCGCGACCGCGAAGGGGGCGTGGATGTATTGGCTCATGGCGTCGTGTTTGCTGAACGATTGAACTCAGCGAAGTGGCGGTAAGCGCCGCTCCGGCTTCTCGACAACCGCGAAGAAACCAGACGCATGAAACTGCATGCGCCCGCCACTTTCGCTGCAGTGATCTTGTTAGCCCATGTTTCCATGCTCGTAATGATAATGCTCCTGACTCGCGGAACTAAAGCGCTGAATAAACTCAGACGCACGCTGGTCATCTTGCCGAGGCGAAAAATATCCGGCAGTGACCGCCCAGTCGTATACGCCGACATCGACCGGATACGCTGTCAATGTTCCGGTCAAGCCGTGCTGACGAATCCACCGCTCAGCCGTCTCGCGCCCCCTGAACACACCTGCGGGAAACTGTGCTCTCGTACCAGTGAATACCCATACTGTTTCCATGACATTCGCTGCGGGCTAACGTCCCGAATCAGAGACCCGGCGGCAAGAGGCTTCGATTGTTAACGGCGACGTCATCGCCGGGTTCTCTGCATCCGGTTTGTTCGGCGTGTTCACTGTGGAAACGACCGCACCAACTCGTGTGTCCCAAGATGCGTGCGCAGTGTGCAGTTGGTCCCCGTAGACTCGTATGTGAATCGAGTCAAAAGGGACGCGTCGCCGCCATCAGGGAACACCAGTGGCAGCTCACTGAGAGACCTCGGAAAAGAACCGGTGCTTGCGCGCTTGCCCAACTGGTCGCAAATCTCGGCTGTGATCGCCGCGTGTGCAGAATGATCAGCGGCTGCCCGAACCTCACGACGTGCATACAGCGCCACGGCCAAAACAAAGATGACGAAGCCCACCGCTATCGTGGAACCGATTGCCTTAGTCATGCTCACGCCGAACATCCTGGATCAGTGACCCCGCGCCAACGGTATCCGGAATGCAACAGAGATGCGAGCGCGGGATTCACTGCATCCAGTTTGTTATACAAGTTCACGTCTGAATCTTCCAACCGAACTGCTTTGCCATCCGACGAACATATTGCTTCTGGCGTCTCAAGTCTCCTTTTGGATCTGGACGCTGCCGCTTGCGAGGTTTATCGACTCGATCAGTCTCAACAACCTTGATTGCTACTACTTCTCCGCGTTTGAGATTTCGCTCCACCCACCAAAGATGCTCGCCAGACCCGGCGAGACCGCCGACGTCCACCTTGATATATTCGGAAACTGGTGAGCCGCCCTTTTGATACGGCTGAGCTCCGCGCCAAACCAAGCAACTGCTCAATACACCGAGGTCTCCCACTCCAGCAGTGCAGACCTTTTTTCCGTTCAAATAAAGCTCGAAGGCGATCATCTTATATAACGAAAAGGATCAGAGACCCCGCGCCAGTCACGACCGATTGCCAACCGCGACGCTCTCGTGGGATTCTCTGCATCCGGCTGGTTCGGCGTGGTCATTGAAGAATTCATTTGATCACGCGCCGTCCGAAACCCGGATCCTCGGATTCGCAGCGGGATTCGGTGGCAAATTTATCCGCACAACCTCTTTTCGTTTTCTCGGACCATCCGAATCACCGGCACCTTTGGCTACACCTGAACCACGCGGCGGGCGTGGAGGGGGACGGCTGCCTTGCGGTTTTGGCGTTGGCTCCTTCATAGACCACTTTACGCCGAACGATAGAACTCAGCGAAGTGGCGGTAAACGCCGCTCCGCCTACTCGGAAACTGTGAAAGAACCAAGCGCATGAAACGGCATGCGCCCGGCACTTTCGCTGCAGTGATCTTGAAACTCCCATCTAAGCCGTCGGTGATGTGTGATATCATCGGTGGTGAAAAAGCGGAGAAGTGTTCGAGCACTTCCCCGCAAACAACATTAACCCGGCGCTTCACAGCGCCAATTCATCAATGCGTATGAAGTATTATACCTCCACCACGGAATTCAACTGCGGAATCGATCTCCATG
This genomic interval carries:
- a CDS encoding nuclear transport factor 2 family protein — translated: MSDNNKSILKKANAAIAQGDNEGFLSFCSEDTEWKYVGDKTLKGKDAVRRYLEASKEPPKFTVTDLIAEGDFVTALGDITMKDEDGKMVHQSYCDVWRFRYGKMAELRAFVIKTES